The window GTGGATCTTTGAGTGTAGATATGTCAGAGAGGTTCTGGTTGACCGCAGCAGTGGCCTCTGCATCATATTCACCCAAAACAAATTCCTGAACAAGCTGTAATAAGAGAAGAAAGTAGCCAATCCACGAGCATTATTATGAGGTTTTAAATTTTCTGAAAGCGTTCCAATAAGAAATGAGATATCTGAAAAGATGATGACAATAACACTAatgaattggaaaagaaaaaggtcAAGAACGTAACAAATGGAACAATGACTCTGCTCTTGTAGCACAGCTACTAAATATAACACTGTAACCACTACAAGGATGGGGGAACCACAATACACCGAACAGGCATGATCATCCAACTTTAAAACTTTGGTAGTTAATCACTTGTGGTAATGCATCCAATACTGTGTGCCAACACTACATCAAAGGCCAAGATCACCTAGATACATGTGGAACTTATTTACACTTCGTGTATATTATCCCACTTCCTCTCATTGAATGCAGTTTAATAACATATTACCAAGCACACAAAAGAAATAAGAACTAACAATAGAAGAATAGGACATTTAAAAGCGAGCACTTGAGAGGCACATAACACAATACCTTTTCATCTTCCACATGAATTTGTCGTAATCTCTTCTGATAGCAAAATTCATATGACCACCAACCCTCTTGCTGCATAAAGGAGTTGGTTATGTTAGCGTAGTTCACAGTACATGCATCATCAACTACTGGGGGCACAGTAAACATGTATTATTGTAGTTTTATAAGTTAAATAACCATGATAAAGAGAGTTTTAATGTCATGGATCTTACTCTGACAAAGCATTGGTCCTTCAGCACTTCAAGCAGCTCATCTGGTGTCTTCATTTTAATTCGTTTCTCAGTTTCCACAATCATGCTGCTAATATTCTGCTGGAGAACTTGCTTGCCGCTCTTGGCTTCCTCTACCTTAGGCAAGtaacatataaaattttgtcCATTGTTATTTGGCATAACCACAGACTCCTGGCCATCATCCTGCAATGTTTGTACCCAATCATTAGATCAACAAGTATACTACGTATTTGTGACAAGTGAAAAATTcagagacaaatcagtgaagtACACAAATTTATCCATAATGTGGAACAAATAAGTGACAGAATCATTCGTCTAAGTCCATTATATGATACAAGGCAGTGTTCGACGAGGAGCAAATGTTTAATGCATTGCTTATTCTAAaggaaaaccaaagaaaatacataAGGTGTGCAATTTTGGGATGGAGAACTGTTGAAGAATCGAATCGCATGAATAAATTGAGCATTTTCACAATCAATTGGAGATGATAAACTTACAAATCAAAGTAGAAGGCAAGAAATATACTTTTTAAAAATCTATACCTGGCATCAAATCTTTATATATGTCAAGGGAACAAACAACAAATACAAGTAAAAACAATGGATAGATAAAAAATACAGTATTAGCTTACAGGATGAAAAGGTGAGTCTTCAGGATGGAATTCAATCCTGTATTTTGGTTCACGAGAGCTGCGACGAAATGCGCCACCTGCTCATCAAACGATAAAGAATCAAAATGAACTTAAATTTGCATACAATATATCGAATTAAACCAACAAACTTCTATCCACCGAGTTGAAATGCTAACTATTGCTATCCAGCCAACTGATCACGAAAGTAGCCTACATCAAAATTTGGCCCTTCAGTCTAAAGGCTAAACATTTACGAACCCTCAAGTGCTTTCAAACTAATTAAGCTAGAAGCTGTAAATCACCAACTAACTGAAAATTCCGCCAATACTTTTGAGCTTGGAAGCTGATTGAAAAGAATTAATAGAACACTAAAACcctaaatatatacatatatatagttgagaaatttacaaaatttggcaCGCAAGACATGATTTTGTAGTCAAATAGAGAAAAACGGCTATGAACAACAGATGGGTTTTACAAAACTCAGCAGAAATACTGAAATTACGCAAATTTGAGAGGGACATGGATGGATTTAAGAAGAGGGTAATTTACCTAGGTGATCCAGGAAGATCTGATCGGCCGAGATGAAGTGGCTGAGAAGGTACAAAACTTGAACAAAAAAcaccaacaccttcatatttgTATGAATATcagagaaaaataaaaggtCCCAAAAACCAGAGAGAAGCAGAGacagagaggaggaggaggaggtgttGAAACCTTCTGCTGCTGCTACGTCTCGACGAAGAAgacgaagacgaagaagaagcgATGCACCCAAAACAGTACTGTTGGTTGTTTGGCACATCCACGCGCGCCCGCCAATCAGCGGACGCCGCGTCAGACGTGGTAGTGCTCACGTGACCGAGTCGACGTGGCGTTTTTTATGTACGAAATTGTTGTTGGGTTGCAAAGCCCAATCTTTTATTTTGGAAGATTGGATTGGGTTGGGCTTCAATTTGCAAACTCCAAGTTGGTGGGGTTGGGCTTCAATTGGGCCAGTCAGGTGCCACCCATCACGTAAAAAATTACAGTTACTATGTATTAGTTACGTTCTGGAGAACTTTGGAATTATCCATTGACTTTGTTTTTTCTATTGGTCGGACCGATTGACCCGGCTTTACagcaaaacataaacaaaatacaAGGCAAAAGGCCCTCCACCACAAATAttgtaaaaaaacaaacaaacattcaggCGGGCGGTGCGCGGTGGGCGGTGGCTTAGAGTACATGTCACGCATGCGAAGGAAGCTTACCAATATGGCAATATCGAAAGTATAATGTGGCGGCAAtcccaaattaattattttaaactttaaatattTGGGTTTCACTGTAAAATGTGGTGTTAATTGTTACAAAATATTGTATTCCACATCAATCATATATTGCATTTTAATGTTGCGTGATAAACTTTGAATACATGACTCACATTCAAGAAATCAACTTATCTATCTCAAGAATGTTATAATAACAATAGCGCGTGATTGGATTGCAATGCAGACACTAAAACGTTTTGCACTAACACATCACAACAGTCTAAAAGTGTAGTGTTAGACATTTTAGCCTTGCATCGTATTTATCGTAATCCGTACAAaatatcttatatatatatatcattaaaCTTAAATTAACTTGTAATACTATTACATACGATTACGTTTTGTGGGAAAAATATTCTTCTCACACGTGGGCATCGCATCGTAAAAGTCTAGAAGCGTACTTTACTTTTAGAGGCTGCCCAACCAGGCTGTCTCCCGTACAGGCCACTACTCCTTGTCTTGTCAAGTATGCAACCGTGTTCtgcttttgtgatttttggcagTTGAAGTTGTACCGCCATAGTTGATAGTTCGTTACTTTTCTTCACATGCTTAGGGCCACGTGGCCAACACTCGTTGGCAAAAAGTTGAGGTTGTCCACTTATTCCAATTGAATTCTTTTTCTCTTCCTAAATGACTATTTTACCCCTCCACTCTCcgtattttttcttttttatattttatattttttagcaTTTTAAGCAACCAGAAGAAGAGGCAACTGCAAATCCAAGCAGCTCAAATGGCTCTGGCAATGGCTGATCGAACAAGAAACTTGGATATCACAGAAACAAGGGACCCACCGTgttcaaaattttagtttttttttttttttttttttggtaatttcagtattatatttttgtgaaataacaaaaaaaaaaaaaaaggaaaattacaaGTTATCAGATTCTTCATCTCTTTGCTTTTGTGGCGTTTACGTAAAGCAGTGAAGAACAACAAAATCTTGTATTCCCACCTACAAAAGGAGCCAACGGACATTGGttggttttctttttcccttctcgCCCCGaaaattctctcattttctcggCGGAGATTTTCCTGGAAAATCCGGAGCTTTTTCACGGATAATTCATTTCCCAGATAAGTTTCTTTCTCCCCAAAATCTTGGTTTTTCTCAAAGCTTGTTTTTTGAGCTGAATTGGGGGACGGCTGCTTCTCTCACAATTGGGATTTGTATATAATTTGATAGGCACTGACAAATCCTGATTTGGAGGGAAAAAAGTTGATGAATTTGTGATTCTTATGGTTGAGAAAAGAAACCCAGTTGAGCTTTCAAGGTAGTAGCTTCAGATTTTGAAAAGGAGGTTTTCTTGGGCGGAATTGGCTCCTGGGAAAAGTGCTTTTTTTTGCTTCTGGTATGCTGCTGTGTCTATTTCTGAATAGTTGTATTGTTACTTGATTGAATTGTGAGGATCTGTTTTGTGTTGAATTGTGTTTTGGGCTTAGATTGGTTTTGGAAAATCTTGTTTGTTTCTCGGGAAAGTTGGGGAAATATGATAGAAAGTGGTTTCAATAAGTTGTTGGTTTCCCTGTTTACTTAATTGGATCAGCTACTGTGTTTTGAGCATTCGGGTCTGTAGTGTGATTACGTTTTAGTTTTATTTGTAGCTCTTGTATGAGTTGTTGAGTTTATGATGGGGAAGCAAagtggaaaaaagaagaaaaacgcAGGAGAATATTCAGGTGATAGTTCGAATCAAAGCAAAATCGGGGATACTAGCCCAAAGGCCTATGATAAGGACACAGAAGTTTTCATTTCGATGTCTCAAGAACTGAAGGACGAGGGGAACAAGTTGTTTCAGAAGAGGGATCTTGAAGGAGCTTTGTTGAAATATGAAAAAGCCCTCAAATTGCTTCCGAGGAATCACATTGATGTATCCTATCTTAGGAGCAACATGGCAGCGTGCTATATGCAGATGGGGCTGAGTGAGTACGCGAGGGCTATCAATGAATGTAATTTGGCGCTTGAAGTCACACCTAAGTACAGTAAGGCACTGTTGAAGAGAGCAAAGTGTTACGAGGCTTTGAATAggttggatttggctttgaGAGATGTTGGTACCGTTTTGAACATGGAGCCAAAAAATGTCATGGCAATGGAGGTCGCAGAACGAGTGAAAAGCGTACTTGAGGAGAAGGGGTTGAGAGTGAATGACACGGTAATTGAGTTGCCTGCAGATTATGTTGAACCAACTCATGCTTCGCAGCCAGGGAAAATAATGAAGTTGAAGAgtcggaagaagaagaagggcaaCAAAGATAATGAGAAGAAGGCCGAGGAAAACATTGAGGAGAAGGCTGAGGACAAGATTGAGGAAAAGAAGGCTGTGGATGTAGCTGAGGAAGAGAAGTCTGTGGAAATAACTGAAGACAAGAAGGCGGTGGAAATAGCTGAGGAGAGGAAGGCAGAGGTCAAGGTAGTTGTCGAGGAGGCAATCAGCAGTTCAAATGAAGAAGTGCCTAAAAGAAGTGTGAAATTGGTATTTGGAGAGGACATAAGGTGGGCTGAGTTGCCGCTAAATTGCACCCTCCTGCAACTGAGAGAGGTTGTGCATGATCGGTTTCCTAGCTCAAGAGCAGTTCTCATCAAATATAGAGACCAAGAAGGTGATTTGGTCACAATCACTTCCAATGAAGAGTTGCGATGGGCTGAAGGATCAGCAGAATCGGAAGGGTCTGTCAGACTTTATGTAGTGGAAGTTAACCCCGAGCAGGATCCCTTCTTCGAGAAACTGGAAATCGAACCGCACAAGCAACATAGTGTAGCTGAGAATGGTAGTGTGGTAAAACACAAGGATACAAAGAGACCACCTTGCATTGAGGATTGGGTAATCAATTTTGCTCAGCTGTTCAAGAACTATGCTGGGATTGAATCTGATGCATACTTGGATCTTCATGAACTCGGGGTGAAGCTTTATTCCGAGGCAATGGAGGAGACAGTCACAAGTGAAGAAGCGCAAGACCTGTTTGACATAGCAGGGGAGAAGTTTCAAGAAATGGGAGCTTTGGCGCTGTTCAACTGGGGAAATGTTCACATGGCCAGGGCGAGAAAGAAGGTGTATTTCACCGAAGATTCTTCGAAAGAATCTATtatttcaaatatcaaaagtgcATATGATTGGGCACAGAAGGAATACATAGAAGCAGGAAGGAGATACGAAGAAGCGCTGCAGATCAAACCGGACTTTTATGAAGGCTATCTGGCCCTCGGGCAGCAGCAGTTTGAACAGGCAAAACTCTCTTGGTATTATGCAATTAGCA of the Pyrus communis chromosome 1, drPyrComm1.1, whole genome shotgun sequence genome contains:
- the LOC137729951 gene encoding protein PHOX1-like, producing the protein MMGKQSGKKKKNAGEYSGDSSNQSKIGDTSPKAYDKDTEVFISMSQELKDEGNKLFQKRDLEGALLKYEKALKLLPRNHIDVSYLRSNMAACYMQMGLSEYARAINECNLALEVTPKYSKALLKRAKCYEALNRLDLALRDVGTVLNMEPKNVMAMEVAERVKSVLEEKGLRVNDTVIELPADYVEPTHASQPGKIMKLKSRKKKKGNKDNEKKAEENIEEKAEDKIEEKKAVDVAEEEKSVEITEDKKAVEIAEERKAEVKVVVEEAISSSNEEVPKRSVKLVFGEDIRWAELPLNCTLLQLREVVHDRFPSSRAVLIKYRDQEGDLVTITSNEELRWAEGSAESEGSVRLYVVEVNPEQDPFFEKLEIEPHKQHSVAENGSVVKHKDTKRPPCIEDWVINFAQLFKNYAGIESDAYLDLHELGVKLYSEAMEETVTSEEAQDLFDIAGEKFQEMGALALFNWGNVHMARARKKVYFTEDSSKESIISNIKSAYDWAQKEYIEAGRRYEEALQIKPDFYEGYLALGQQQFEQAKLSWYYAISSNVDLETWPSTEVLRLYNYAEDNMEKGMQLFEELEEQRLRELSGPSSVKTQVQKMGLNGICKDVSANEAADQATSMRCQINLLWGTMLYERSIVEFKVGLPVWKECLEVAVEKFGLAGASPTDIAVMLKNHSSNDNALEGLGFKIDEIVQAWNEMHEAKKWQTGIPSFRLEPLLRRRVSRIYSALEHA
- the LOC137735346 gene encoding protein OS-9 homolog; its protein translation is MCQTTNSTVLGASLLLRLRLLRRDVAAAEGFNTSSSSSLSLLLSGFWDLLFFSDIHTNMKVLVFFVQVLYLLSHFISADQIFLDHLGGAFRRSSREPKYRIEFHPEDSPFHPDDGQESVVMPNNNGQNFICYLPKVEEAKSGKQVLQQNISSMIVETEKRIKMKTPDELLEVLKDQCFVRQEGWWSYEFCYQKRLRQIHVEDEKLVQEFVLGEYDAEATAAVNQNLSDISTLKDPRSKDAYQRYHAHQYTNGTTCDLTDLQRETEVRFVCAEGKAMINSITEVSTCKYAVTIQCPKLCKHPAFQSERPVWQTIDCNVLPKDYKETRVGEESNTKQKVTVADADGEDPSNEVSDE